One Kiritimatiellia bacterium genomic window carries:
- the atpF gene encoding F0F1 ATP synthase subunit B, whose amino-acid sequence MLDINISLIVGQVVTFLIGLLALWHIAYKPITRIFKQRAEKIGADLDSAEKARRDMERLKADYEAQMARVAEETQNMMNKAVKEAQVIHDEIVNGAMEQSRIILARAQEHIELEKQKAVRDLRQQVTEISLLVAEKAIGETINRDLQRRLVDQLFTQVEANN is encoded by the coding sequence ATGCTTGATATCAACATCTCGCTCATAGTCGGACAGGTTGTTACCTTCCTCATCGGCCTGCTTGCGCTCTGGCACATCGCCTACAAGCCGATCACCCGTATTTTCAAACAGCGGGCCGAAAAGATCGGAGCCGATTTGGACTCCGCGGAAAAAGCGCGCCGCGACATGGAACGCCTCAAGGCGGATTATGAAGCGCAAATGGCCCGGGTTGCGGAGGAAACCCAGAACATGATGAACAAGGCGGTCAAGGAGGCTCAAGTCATTCATGACGAAATAGTGAACGGCGCCATGGAGCAGAGCCGGATTATCCTGGCGCGGGCCCAGGAGCATATTGAGCTTGAAAAACAAAAGGCCGTCAGGGACCTGCGCCAACAGGTGACGGAAATTTCCCTGCTGGTCGCCGAAAAGGCCATCGGCGAGACGATCAACAGGGATTTGCAGCGCCGTCTCGTTGATCAGCTT